The Macaca fascicularis isolate 582-1 chromosome 12, T2T-MFA8v1.1 genome has a segment encoding these proteins:
- the NOSTRIN gene encoding nostrin isoform X8, whose protein sequence is MRGITTRYIQWTPQDSRASFFPRTLLKKSILELEKERIQLLCNNLNQYSQHISLFGQTLTTCHTQIHCAISKIDIEKDIQAVMEETAILSTENKSEFLLTDYFEEDPNSAMDKERRKSLIKPKLLRLQRDIEKASKDKEGLERMLKTYSSNSSFSDAKSQKDTAALMDENNLKLDLLEANSYKLSSVLAELEQRPQPSHPCSNSIFRWREKEHTHSYVKISRPFLMKRLESIVSKASSGGQSNPSSSTPVPGAAQLSSRLCKALYSFQARQDDELNLEKGDIVIIHEKKEEGWWFGSLNGKKGHFPAAYVEELPSNAGNTATKT, encoded by the exons ATGAGAGGAATAACAACTCGTTACATACAATGGACTCCTCAGGACAGTAGGGCTTCATTCTTTCCTAGGACTCTGTTGAAAAAG aGCATTCTGGAGCTGGAGAAGGAAAGAATTCAACTTTTATGCAATAACTTAAACCAGTACAGCCaacatatttctctttttggCCAAACCCTGACCACA TGCCACACGCAGATTCACTGTGCCATCAGCAAGATTGACATTGAAAAAGATATCCAGGCTGTAATGGAAGAAACTGCAATTTTATCTACAGAAAACAAATCTGAGTTCCTGTTAACAGATTACTTT GAAGAAGATCCTAACAGTGCAATGGATAAAGAGAGACGAAAGTCtttaataaaaccaaaattattGAGACTGCAGAGAGACATTGAAAAAGCCTCAAAAGACAAGGAAG gCCTGGAACGAATGCTTAAAACATACTCCAGCAACTCCTCCTTCTCTGATGCAAAGAGCCAGAAAGACACAGCAGCGTTAATGGATGAG AACAATTTGAAACTAGACCTTTTGGAAGCAAACTCCTACAAACTGTCATCAGTGTTAGCAGAACTTGAGCAAAGACCTCAACCCAGCCATCCTTGCAGTAACTCCATCTTCAGGTGGAGGGAAAAG GAGCATACTCATAGCTATGTGAAAATATCTCGGCCTTTTTTAATGAAGAGATTAGAGAGTATTGTGAGCAAAGCATCTTCTGGTGGGCAGAGCAATCCAAGTTCTTCAACTCCAG TCCCTGGTGCAGCCCAGCTCAGCAGCAGACTTTGCAAGGCCTTATATTCTTTTCAAGCCAGGCAAGATGATGAGTTGAATTTGGAAAAGG GTGACATTGTGATTATACAcgagaaaaaagaagaaggatgGTGGTTTGGATCTTTGAATGGGAAAAAAGGCCATTTTCCTGCCGCTTATGTGGAGGAGTTACCTTCAAATGCTGGCAACACAGCTACAAAGACATAA